GGACCAACAGTTGGATAAGGTTGTGAGGGATGGCCAGCGCATTGTCTCAGAGGAGGTGAAGGGGTTGTTAGCCGCTGAGGTGAAAATGAAGCTCTTCCAAGGGGTTGAGGAGAAGCCGACGAAGACAGAGACTTGATTGCGTGGACTTCAGTCTGATTGGAATGAGATATGAGAATGATTACATGAAAATTCCTTTCGCTCACGAATTTTGATTCCAACATTATGATGATATGTTTCTTCATACTACGCCTACACTATTCAATATAGAATGGAATAATTGTTGCAAAATAGTATGATATTCACAACCCTAACCCAAACCAGACAAACCAAAGTAGAGTATCAAAAGGACCAGGATATAATCAATCATGATAGACCTGAGATAGATAcagacaagaaaagaaatgctAGCAAAGTAGCACATGTCATGACAAGACCATAATCGGAAAATAAAACCCATAGGATGCACAAGGACAGACAAAAGTAAACAAATGACAGACCGCGGTAAAAATGTGTACAGCATAGGAGTGATATGTGCAGGGATATCAAACGAGTATGTCCAATCCCACATCGTAACGCGGGATGTCAGTTGATGTCCAGatgaaaaaaaagaaaaaagaaaatataaCACAAAAGGATCGGCACAATTCTGAAAGGAGGGGGGTATATTGAACGACGCCCTTAAGACACATTAGTATGTAGCATTTATCCAAACCAATCATTTGTCACATGAAGCCATTGTGGGCTGCGAAGTGGCAACACAGTCATGTCAAGCGTCGACGGTTGTTTAGCTTCAGAAGTAAATAAACAATCAAGCCGGATTTGAttggaagaaaaggaatgtCATGCGTAGAATGGTAGCCCAACTCTGTGGGGAATCATTAATCATAGACGGATGCCGCCTGGCTCGTCCACTTGCAATCGGTGTCCAACAGCAGCTAGGACGGCAGTGAGCCAGAAATGGAAACAATTACCGACCTGAATCAAGATCACAGTGGGCCAAATCGGAATTGGACACCACGAGACCACGGCCGAGCCGAAGAACGTGGAGCGATTGTCACGACAGCGGGCCAAATATGGGACGAGCCGACGAAAATGGATCAGCGATCCGACAAATAGCGTCGGAAATTCCGAGCGAATGACCATCTAAATGCGACGAGTCATTCCTACTTCCCTCCAGGACGGGGACAGTAGTTGCCGATCGCCTCTCCGACTAAGCGCCCAGGATTCTCGCCCATCACCAATCACAGCCGCTAAATGCTTCGGACACACACGATAGGCTGATCGAGATCAATCTTGTCTCGGCTTGCCGTGGGATGTGGCGATAACCTCGGTGATTCCGTAGCAAATGCAGCGCGTTGGCAGGCTGACGAGAATGTGGAATAGCATCTTAATAAAGCTCTCGTGGGGTATAACGCATTGATCGCTTTACAGGAACCCGGACTCAGACAATAGTCTACGCAAGACAAAGTGCCAAGGGTTAGTCTCTAGTATCCTTTCAACGAATCGGAGCTTATAAACGAGGAATAGAAAATTTCCGTAAAGAGGTGTGGATATCGCTCAGCGAGTTAAAACCTCTCAGTATCTTTgaatgaaaaaagaaaagaggggggggggggagcaACAGAGATTAGGGCGCTGATCACCGGCCTGGCAGGGCCATACTCGCGATGATCAAGCTACCCATGTCTCTACCACCGATAGTAGCGTACCTTGCGATCTTCTCATCCTCGCGCTCTCGAGGTTCCAGCTCAAGACTCCGGTCGTACATATCATGCACATCGCCCGCCGCTTGTAAATTGCTAAGAATGTAGTCCTGCAGCTCAGGTACTGCCGTCAACAGATACGGGATGTTCTGGTATTGTTGAATGTCTCGGATGACTTCAGCTGTCTTGGCGCGCTTGTTGAAGTTGATCAATTCCGAAGGCGTGAGAGATGGAATACCATCCTCAATGAAAGTCAAGTCGGTCAAGTACACACCGAAGAACGGAATGCAGGGCGGGTTAGCAAGATGCAATGTCTCACGATACTCGCCAAAGTTCTTCGTGCTTGCCATAAGTCTGCGCATCTGTTCGAGAACAGCAGACGTACGACCGCTGACCTGGGACCATGTCCGACCAAGACGATGAATAGGCGCCGTTCCGAGAGCAGAGATGATGGAGGTCAATGTAGAGAAGTTGTTGAATTGACGGCATTTCTAGGAATCTGTCAGCAATCATATACCAATAAACGGGGACAAGAAAGCTAGTACATCTGCAACGGTGATGAAGTGCTTGATCACCACCACACGCTTCTTGACATCAGTTTGCGTGAGAATCATCTCTGCCACCCAGTTGGTCAACTGATTCGAATGGAGAATCAGAGACTTGACATTAGCAGCAGGCTCCGCCTCATTGGTCGCGATCTTCTTCTGCCACGTTTTGTTCAAACACTCAGTCGGCCGAATCTTGGAATAGAGACGCGACTCGATAATAGTGAGTTGACGAGCAAATTCCGTGGGGTCAATGTCCAAGAATTTCAGCTTCTTCATGTTCTTGGGGATAATCGGAGTCGGAGCAGCGGTGGCCTGCGTCGGGACTAACCGTTTCGCGGTGGTATCCTGACCACGCAAGCGCTGCTCAATGACCGACATCAGTTGAGGCGAACCAGGGGTCTTGGTAGTAGTGATGGAATCCTTCGTGAAGGCATGAACGCGGCGTAGGATATCCATGTTGAAGTCGTCATTCGGTTCCGTCCAGAAATGCTCGAACCAGCTCTTCATGATGTTGACCACACGGAAGCGAATCGGCTTCTGCTTTCTGTCAACCCAAAGCTGCATCTCCTCGTCATTCAAGCCAAATGGGGGCTGAATGTTAAAGCGTTGCACCATCATCTCGAAAAGTTCGGAAGCGGACGTAAACGAACGATAGGTGAGAAGGAACGTGTTGTTGAATGACGCGTCCAGTTTGTCATGGCGAGTCAGATGCTCGACCAATCCAGCCAGAGTTCCGCACTTCAATGTTGGCACATCGTTCTTGGTGTCGTAGAATACTTCACCCTCATGGTCTATCTTCAAGAACCAAGGAGTTTCTTCTGGTGCGCTGGCGGGCTCACGAATCGGTTCGCGAGGGATTGCGGCCGGCGGAGCTTGGCCAAAAAATCTCTGGGCTTTGTCCCTATTGCGCCGCACCTTCTCAGAGCCATCGTCTATCGGAAACGCCGATTGGTGGACATTTGCCTGCGAGTTGGCCCGGCTACGCACGCCATTGCCCATGAAAGGCTCATTCCCGCCACCCAGGCGACTGTCGCTGCGGAGGGTCGAAGTCGGCTCGGGAACCTGCTCGAGAAGCAGCGACAGCGAGAATCCGATCTGCGAAACGAAGTTTTCGAGTTGTCTGGAGATGCTCCGGACAGCAGTCAGGCGATCTTCGAGCGAATCACCACGCAGCTCCGCCCACTCATCACCCAGTGGCGCGGATACGGCTTGGCAGCCCAGAACAAAATCCGCAATGGCATCGTAGACTCTCTGTTTCTGTAAGCTAAAGTCTACCAATTGCGGATTGCTTTGGTAGCTAGAACCCAAGGGTGCTAGGTTACACGACTCGACCGCAGAGAGCCAGGGACGGAATTGCTCCACAACCTTGATTGCGGCGGCAGCGACTGATTCGCCAATGGATTGCTGCTCTGTGGCAGTCACAACCTTCCTCTGACTAAGGGTCAATCGCTCCTCGAGTCGACGGATACTGCCAACAAAAGACCGACGGAGGATGTCAATATGATCTAGATGCGCCGCATCAAGGGTCACGGATGGCTCCACTCGAGCATCACTACCGTCCTGGTCCAAGAAAGAGGTAGGACCGGACTCGCTCACAGAAACCCCATTGTTCTGCCAGAAACCGCCAGAGCCAGTACCCATCATGAAACCGGGAACGATGCGATTGATCGAGTCTCCCCGCTGCTGACGTGCTACGTCAACATAGCCGTAAACACCATGCAGGACACCATCAGCCTCCTGAAGGCATTTGTTAACGGAATCTGGGCCAGGCCAATCAGCCGCCGCAATATGCGAAGAGAGAACCAGCTTGGAGAATTTGGACATCATATCCCGGAAGTGGGGGTACAAGGCCTTGTTCGTCGAGATGATAGACGGGTTTCCTGAGTGGTTGTCCGTAGTGTCCGATCCTGCGGCCAGCAGCATGCGAAGGTGATCCGAGATATCTTCAGCTCGTCTCACATACTCCGAGCGGTCGCCATTGAGAAGTGCTTGTCGATAGGCGTCAATAGCGTGACGCATGTTATCGACCAGTAGCGGCCAGGTGAGGTGCGAATAACCGTCGTCTGCAAAGCGTGGTCGAGCATCGACCGAAATCGAGAGTCGAGGGAACTGGTCTAGGCCAGAGTAGTTGTTGGTGGAGGTCGCAATACCATAACCCTTCTGGGGGCTGTTGCGACTGGCGCCATTGATGGATTTGGCGGCCGACGGAGGATGCAACGAGTCCATGGAGGTGGCGGGAGACACGCCATCAATAAAAGAACGGCGTCTGCGCGACATGGAGTCGTGAGAAGCCAACAATAAAGATTCACCCTCCGCTTCAGATGCGGAACCATCGTAGTCATCCTCGTCGCGCTCAAAACCACGTGCCATCATCTCTGGCGGTGGACGGGACTGGTCAGGCACGGAGAAGTTCGTGCGGTCGTGCGGACCAGACTCATCAGTCACCATAGGATTCTCAAACGGCAACTCCATGGTACTGTAGCCAGTGAGAGTGTTAAAATAGAACAGACGACCATCTGGTGTGGCCTGGGGAATCCAAAAGGCGGCCTCTTCCTGCTCGCTGGAAGCACCACCAACACCCTCAATGGGCAAAATCGGCTGCGAATCGCGCGGGTTCCCGGTTGAGTCGGCATCGTCCTCATCTTGGTCCTCGTCGGCCTCCTCCATGCCTGATTCGGTGGCACTCATGTCCGCTTCTTCGTGGGCGTGCGAGTTCTCGTCATCCAGTTCACTCATCTCGTTTTCGACTGAACAGTAATTGCTAGGAAACCAGCCTCGAACCTTGCCATTGATGACACCGTCCCACCAGCCGGTCTCGAGCTGGTTGAGAACCTGGATAATATCACCTCGCCGGAAACTAAGACTGGTGTGGTCGTCTGCATCATAATCGTACATGGCCCGTACGAACAGAGCCGGTGGGGGTTCTGGGCTTGGCGAAAAGCCCCGAGCATTGGTGTACTTCATTCTGACAATGATTGTTCCCTTTCTTAGAGATTACGGTAGAAGGATTAATCGGGTGGGGGAATATAAACTGCGCGAAAGTGATGAAGAGTCGAAAAACGGTCGCATAAGCAAAATATCAGCCGCGGCAATCAATGCGCAGATCTACCGGGCGTCTGCCATCGGTCTGTGTGTGAGGATGTGGATGGTGTGGATGTGTCCGTGTCACGGCGATGGAGAGAGCGGTTCCTTTGTTGACCGGCAGCTGACCGACTTTCCTCAACGCTCCTCGTGGATCAACAAGATTGGACGAATTTATAGAGGTGTCTGTAGCATTTCTCAAAGGAGGATATCAGCTGAAAGGCCGGGTGAAAGGATTCAATAGGAGGGAAGTCAGTTCAAGGTAAATTTAGGGGGAGATCAGTGAGGCTATCgcgagttgaagaagtggtGGCACCCGGTTGCAGCGTGCCAGACGGAGTATCGCGTAGGCAAAAAGAATGAAGAACGAAAAATAAAGACAGAAACGATAttagaagaaaagaagaaaaaaaaataatgaaGAGAGAATGAAAGTCAAAAAGAGAGAGGGTGGATGCGAGAGTAGAGGAGTGGTGGTGGAGAGTGAGAGGTGGTCAACGCTGAAGGGGGGAAATAAAACAGGAGGTGGGATGACGGTATCGGTATTACCATTTCTGCCACTACAAGGACACTGGGATAATCGGATAAAAAAGACGAGAACTACTGTCTCATATTTCATCAATAATTACCTTCGGTTCTAATAAGCCTTACCTTTATTTATCTCTGTTCTCTATGTACAGAATAGCCAGGGCCTATACAATACAGTACTGACAATACACCATTACCAACATCCAAATCCCGCACGAGTGGTTTCTTCTTATTAGCCTCGCTGTGATTCGATCTCGCCTCGATAGAATCCAATTGAATCCCACCGGATGCGCTTCCCCGAGCACTAATTCTCTACCGGGACCGCGTCAATAATTCCTGGGAAACTTTCTTCATAGGGCTTTTATATGAGTCGATACAGAATAGGGGTATCTAATACCGGTCCATGGCCCGTCCACTTGATGGAGCATCCCGCATGGTCTGTGATTGGGCAGCTTGGTACGGGATGGTAATTATCGAACATTACCAGTTGACGCCCACAATAAACATCTATTTTGGTCAGAGGAGACAAAGTAGTAAGTACTCTGTTACTGTCGGGAATAGAGTGTCTACgaatactctgtactttgtGTGTGACCATCTATCACATTCCCATCAGATCTATCaaagtacttgtactccgtactcagCCTCGTCAAAGTACATATGCGCATGCATGTACTCGATGCATCTGCCGGAAGAAACACGTCAGACCAAATCGTCGGGATCAATTTGAACTTATGATCATCCGCCGTTGATTCTTCTGTTACTGTTACTTCAACTAGCCAAACTATGGAAGATCCCAAACCGCCAATGGGACCGAGTGCTTGCTCGTAGATCATTCAGGGGACGCTGTTGACTCGCGCAGTCCAATACCTGCTCCGATATACTCTGCACTACCCAGAGTATACCCTAGCTCGGGTCAATTCTCCTTTCTCCTCGGGCCTGTCGTCATATCGGAAGCGGCCATTCTCCTCTTTAGAGTTCTTGCAGGTACATCTTTGTCGTACGAGTACTGCGTACATACATCGGAGCTATCGGTTTGCGTCATTCGCATCACGCATCACAGACCATATCCACATCACAGACATCGAGCACTGTCCAATCCGGGGCCATGAACGAGTCAGAATTCTCCATTCGTCCTTTTGTCCGCAGTCTGGACCCTGTCGGAAATGCACATGTCTCTGCTTGTGTTTCAACGTCCGCCCCGTTTCTGGTTTCTCACGCGCGCGCTTGCGTACTGAGTGGCTCGGCTCCATACTGACATCATGTCTTGTGATAGCCCTACTCAGGCGTATCCGATGGTCATTGCGTTGATGTCTAATGACGGCGATATTTCGGCTGGTTAATGCTGGATGCCCCTTGTCCTAACGTTCGGAGTCTGAACCCATCTTTTGGATGTCCTCCTAATTTTACTCCTTATTCAGGGTCTTTGACCTCACTCTCCATAATTCCTGCCGTGTTGCCCTGATTACTGATAATATCAAGTCTGTTCCTTTGTTAGGTCATTATGGCTTCTTGTATAACACGAATAACCTTAAGGTTTTAGTGCCAATCGATAGATAGTATATACGATAGTTCTATGCTGCAGGCTGTCTTTGTGCTCTGGTAACACCAATTTTGCAAAAGAGACTGCATCACGAGGAACAGCAACATACCATGACTCTTCTTGCAAGAACACACTATTAATGAGCTTGATATACCATTGTCAGCCTGTCATTACTAGTCGTCGCGGAATTCACTAAGTCATTACAAGCGCCAGTCATATGTGTAGAACGGTCTGGCCCTACCTGAGCCCAGTATCGCGAGACTGTGCTCTTCATGTTCGTGTCTAGTCCAGAATATAATTATCTCAGTAAGCGGGGCATTGTCATGTATTGGAGGTCTTTAATGTGGCAGTCTTCAATATCGTTATAAGTGTGGTAGTCCAGGAATATATATCTCACTTTGCGTAGTCCGAGGCTTTCATATACCCTGGTGGCTATCAGGAAATTAATGCAAAACAGTAGTCTTCCTAGGTAAACATTAATTTGCATCTATaccattcccttctattctGCTAAAAGACGGAAGGTTACTATTTAAAGCGAAGATGCTGCGGGCAATAAGCTACAGAGACCCTTGAACGGTAACCTCAACCAGAGTACGGCGGTTATACACCTGAATATCTATTATTTCATGCTAATGTATTCGAACAAGACACGTCCAAATAACCTCCCAACCCCTGGCAATACCCACAAAATACCCCGGGCACAGAATTCTTTAATACTAACAGCCTTTCACGATCTTATCAAGATAACCACGTGATTCCCCACCACAACGCCTAACAGCTAAATATAGGTCCACCAGCCACCGCACTAGCCCCAATCAGGCATGTTTATTGAGGCGCAGTGGAACGGCATGCGAAACGGCCGCGTAGCCCAACCACTTGTGCCTGCCATAAATAAGTATTTCTTCAGCCCTACCAttttatatttttttttcttcgaaGTTCTGACAAATGCAAGAATTTCAATATGGCTCCTTTATCGGAACCAACGCTGGCAAACCACTTGCTTAAGCGCGATCTCACTGTCAACCATACTCAGGCCGTCACTCTAGGGGTGATGGCTGCCTATGTCGTCGCAATCGCACTGCTTTGGAACTTGCCGTATGTGCGCTGGTCTTTGTGGCCTTTTAAGGTGAGTTTCCCGCCGCTTTCTCCTTTAATCATGCAAAATACCAATAAAACAGATGCTGGTCATCGCCTTCCACGAATTCGGCCATGCCATAACCGCCTGCTGCACCGGTGGGCGAGTCAAGTCCATCTCCCTCGATCCCCACGAAGGTGGAGTCACTCACATGCAAGGCGGGATGTCTGCAGTCACACTCCCCGCCGGCTA
The sequence above is a segment of the Aspergillus chevalieri M1 DNA, chromosome 6, nearly complete sequence genome. Coding sequences within it:
- a CDS encoding putative cell division control protein Cdc25 (COG:T;~EggNog:ENOG410PGVB;~InterPro:IPR000651,IPR036964,IPR019804,IPR023578, IPR036028,IPR008937,IPR001895,IPR001452;~PFAM:PF14604,PF00018,PF00617,PF07653,PF00618;~go_function: GO:0005085 - guanyl-nucleotide exchange factor activity [Evidence IEA];~go_function: GO:0005515 - protein binding [Evidence IEA];~go_process: GO:0007264 - small GTPase mediated signal transduction [Evidence IEA]), with the protein product MKYTNARGFSPSPEPPPALFVRAMYDYDADDHTSLSFRRGDIIQVLNQLETGWWDGVINGKVRGWFPSNYCSVENEMSELDDENSHAHEEADMSATESGMEEADEDQDEDDADSTGNPRDSQPILPIEGVGGASSEQEEAAFWIPQATPDGRLFYFNTLTGYSTMELPFENPMVTDESGPHDRTNFSVPDQSRPPPEMMARGFERDEDDYDGSASEAEGESLLLASHDSMSRRRRSFIDGVSPATSMDSLHPPSAAKSINGASRNSPQKGYGIATSTNNYSGLDQFPRLSISVDARPRFADDGYSHLTWPLLVDNMRHAIDAYRQALLNGDRSEYVRRAEDISDHLRMLLAAGSDTTDNHSGNPSIISTNKALYPHFRDMMSKFSKLVLSSHIAAADWPGPDSVNKCLQEADGVLHGVYGYVDVARQQRGDSINRIVPGFMMGTGSGGFWQNNGVSVSESGPTSFLDQDGSDARVEPSVTLDAAHLDHIDILRRSFVGSIRRLEERLTLSQRKVVTATEQQSIGESVAAAAIKVVEQFRPWLSAVESCNLAPLGSSYQSNPQLVDFSLQKQRVYDAIADFVLGCQAVSAPLGDEWAELRGDSLEDRLTAVRSISRQLENFVSQIGFSLSLLLEQVPEPTSTLRSDSRLGGGNEPFMGNGVRSRANSQANVHQSAFPIDDGSEKVRRNRDKAQRFFGQAPPAAIPREPIREPASAPEETPWFLKIDHEGEVFYDTKNDVPTLKCGTLAGLVEHLTRHDKLDASFNNTFLLTYRSFTSASELFEMMVQRFNIQPPFGLNDEEMQLWVDRKQKPIRFRVVNIMKSWFEHFWTEPNDDFNMDILRRVHAFTKDSITTTKTPGSPQLMSVIEQRLRGQDTTAKRLVPTQATAAPTPIIPKNMKKLKFLDIDPTEFARQLTIIESRLYSKIRPTECLNKTWQKKIATNEAEPAANVKSLILHSNQLTNWVAEMILTQTDVKKRVVVIKHFITVADKCRQFNNFSTLTSIISALGTAPIHRLGRTWSQVSGRTSAVLEQMRRLMASTKNFGEYRETLHLANPPCIPFFGVYLTDLTFIEDGIPSLTPSELINFNKRAKTAEVIRDIQQYQNIPYLLTAVPELQDYILSNLQAAGDVHDMYDRSLELEPREREDEKIARLLSESGFL